The genomic region CCGGGATTATGCCGGTGCTTAATGCCAAACAGATTAAGCGAATCATATCATTATGCGGCGCCTCCATGCCGGCCAAGCTGCTCATGCTAGTGGATAAGTTTGGAGATAATAATGAGGATATGGAAAAAGCCGGTCTGGAGTATGCCAGTGAACAGGTCAGAGATCTACTGGAAAGCGGTGTGGAAGGTATTCACCTCTACACCATGAATAAACCACAACAAATTACTCAGATATTAAAGAATGTCGGATTAGCTTAAACAAAGGGTTCCTGAGACTAATCAGGAACCCTCTGGTTGAGGGGGCTCTTAGTTTTGCAAGACCTAAAAATAGCTGTGGTACAAATGGAGTCCAAGTTGGGGCAAGTTCAGGAAAACCTGAATAAAATAAACCATTTTATTTCTGAGGCAGCATTACAAAAGGTTAATATTATTTGCTTTCCAGAAATGTGCCTGCCAGGATATACCAGGGAAATGGCAGCTGAACTGGCCATAGATTTAGAAACCAGTGATATCATCACTAATTTAAAGAAAACGGCTCAGGAAAAAGATATTGTAATTTTAGTAGGTCTAGCTGAAAAAAACGCCACCCACCAACCATTTATTACTCAGGTAGTTATTCATCCAAACGGGACTATTGATAAATACAGAAAAACCCATTTGGGTAAAAGTGAGCAGCCTTATTTTACTCCTGGGAATGAAATTAAAACCTATGCAACTGTGCAGGCCAGGTTTGGTATACAAATTTGTTGGGATATGCATTTTCCGGAGATGACCACCATCCTGTCATTAGCAGGTGCCGAAATTATTTTCGCCCCCCATGCTTCACCATCCATGGTGGGAGACCGAAGAGGCATCTGGTTAAAGTATTTAGCGGCCAGAGCCTATGATAATACCGTATTTGTGGCGGCCTGTAATTTAGTGGGTGATGATGGTCAAGGCCACCGCTTTTGCGGGGGAACCCTGGTCCTGGACCCTAAAGGTAACATAGTGGCCGAAGATTTTAGGGGTCGGGAAGCAATGTTAATTACAGACTTAAAAGCAGCTAAAATCAATAAAATCAGGGGACAAAAGTCTTCTTCTATGGCCAATAGTTTCTATTTAACGGCTCGCCGTCCGGAATTGTACGGAGCCTTACTGACAAACCCAAAGGGGTAAAGTTTCTAGAATCACCTGTTTTTTTAAAAAATTGGTTCCTTTTTGACTTACAAAATCTTGATATTTGTCGATATTTCTAATATACTGAAAAATGTAAAAAGCCTTAGCAGGGGTTTTATGTTAACGTGATTGGTATGACCATTATGCCATAAGATGATTACCTCTTAAGACCTCAAAATTTTTTGGTTTGTCTTATCTTTTGGCAATTTTCTAACATTAATCTCTATTAACGGTTATAACTAGTTAGTTAAGTAATTCAAAATGGTTAGTGAGGACCTTAAATTAAACTAGATCAGGGGGGGATGCAAAGAAATAAGGAGATCCGTGTAAGTATCGCGGGCATGCTATTATTGACATTATGAGATAGGAGGAGCAAAAAACATGTGGGTTCAAGAAACCAATCCCTTTGGTAACCTGGGACTTTCTGCCTTGGTTGCAGCCATCCCTATTTTAATTCTTTTTTATGCCCTGGCCATTAAACGGATGAAGGGACATATTGCCGGCCTCATAACCCTGATATCCGCCATTGCCGTAGCCATTATTGCTTACGGTATGCCTGTTAAACTGGCTATGTTATCTACCCTTTATGGTATTCTAACTGGGTTGTTTCCCATTGGTTGGATTGTTTTATGTGCAGTGTTTTTGTACAACCTTACTGTAAAGACAGGACATTTTGAAGTAATTAAAGACTCCATTGCATCAATTACTGAAGACCGTAGATTACAGGCCTTATTAATTGGTTATTGTTTTGGTGCCTTTCTGGAAGGTGCTGCAGGTTTCGGTGCACCGGTTGCCATTACAGCCGGTATGTTGGTTGGTTTAGGCTTCCAGCCGCTGTATGCTGCCGGTTTATGCTTAATTGCTAACACTGCTCCGGTGGCATTTGGTGGTATCGGCATTCCGATTATTACCGCTGGTAAAGTGTCTGGCTTAGATCCAGCTGTTATCAGCCAGATGATTGCCAATCAACTACCCTTACTGTCCTTTATAGTTCCCTTCTGGCTAGTATTTATCATGTCCGGTTGGCAGGGGATGAAGGAAGTCTTTCTGCCTGTGTTTGTTACTGCTGCCACATTCAGCGTTACTATGGCTGTAGTAGCTGCCACCATGGGCCCCGAACTACCCAATATTATTTCGGCTCTGGTTTCAATTATTGCTTTAATTGCTGTCTTGAAAGTATGGAAGCCCAAAAAGGTTTGGCGTTTCCCCAACGAGCCCGCTGCAACTATGGAAGTTAAAAAACATTCTGCGGGTAAAATAATTCAAGCCTGGACTCCCTTTATCATCCTGACAGTGTTGATTGGTGACTGGGGGATTTCCGGTATCAAGTATATCTTAAACCAATTTACCATTAAAATTCCCATTGCCGGTCTACACAACGCCATTTTGGTAAATAACAAGCCTATGGAGGTAATTTACAAGTTTGACTGGCTGGCAGCGGCCGGTACTGCTATACTGATTGCTGCTTTGATATCCGCCGTTATCTTAAGAATCCGTGTGGGTACTGTAGTATCTGTTTTCGGCGAAACATTAAGCAACTTAAAATGGGCCTTACTAAACATTGCCTTTGTATTAGGCTTTGCCTATATTGCCAACTTTGCCGGTATCACACCAACTTTAGGTAAGGCACTGACTGTTACCGGTTCTTTCTTCCCGTTTGTTTCTCCATTCCTGGGGTGGTTGGGTGTGTTTGTAACCGGTAGTGATACCTCGGCCAATGCTCTGTTTGGTAACATGCAGAAAATTACAGCCCAGCAAATTAATGTTAACCCGGTACTTACTGTAACTGCTAACACCAGTGGTGGCGTTGCCGCCAAGATGATTTCACCACAGAGTATTGCTGTGGCCTGTGCTTCAGTTAAACTGGTGGGCCAGGAGAGTGATCTCTTCCGTTTTACCGTTAAGCATAGTATTTTGTTCACTGCAATCATGGGTGTTATCGTTTATTTGCAGGCATATTACTTGAGGTGGATGGTGCCTAAAATGGTGGAAGCTTCTACTGCTGCCCAGACTGTAGCTCCCAGTAACGGATTTAGTATTGTGGCTTTAATAATTTCTGTGTTAATTATGGTATTTCTTGGTGTAGTAGCTGCACGTCAAAGATGAGCTGAAAAATAAACTAACACACCTAAGTAAGAAGCAAGTTTGGCCAGTGATTGAAGTCACTGGCTTTTTGTTTCATTTGATGCCGTTGCTCGGGCCCGGTTACCTTCATCATATTAACTGGACTTAAGACTATTTACTTTGTCAGCTAGTTCGATTATGATTAAAATAAGAGAATACTTGCAAATATAATGGGAGTGGCTAAAAGTGGACTTTAAACCCATTAAAGCAAAAAAAATTTATGAAGAAATTGTTGATCAAATTAAAAGTATGATTGCCAGCGGTACTCTTACCACGGGTGATAAGCTGCTCCCTGAGCGTGAACTGGCTGAACGTATGCAAGTGGGCCGCTCAGCCGTTCGCGAGGCTTATCGCACCTTAGAGGCACTTGGAATTATTGAAATTCGGCCCGGTGAGGGTACTTTTGTGCGGGAAATTGGTACTAAATCCATGACTGATATCATGTCCCTGGTGGTAATGACCGAAAAGGACACCCTTAGTGAGTTATTGGAATTACGTAAAATAATCGAAGTCGAAGCAGCAGCGCTGGCTGCCGTGCGTAGAACAGACGATGATATTAAAACCATGAAACTCTGGCTTGATCAAATGAAACAAGATATAAATAAACAAGATTTAGGCGAATTAGCCGATATGAAGTTTCACTATGCGCTAGCAGACTCAGCCCATAATTCTTTATTAATGAGATTAATGAATACCATTTCCGAAACTATGAAAAACTCCTTACGTACAGCCCGGCAACAATTATACCTGACCCCTAATACCCCACAGCGATTATATGACGAGCATGTGGCCATCTATGAAGCAGTGGTACGAGGCGATGTGCAAGAGGCCAGAAACAACATGATGGTTCACCTGACTAACGTTGAAAAAGGCCTGGTTTTGGATAATGAAAACAAAAACAGCAAATTGAATAATTAATCAAACGGCCCAGCTTTTTGCTGGGCCGCTTGCTTTTTTGACATTTAGTGCCATATAATGTTAGGGAATGTAAATGTGGAGGAGAATTATGGAGCGATCTGTTGATAAATCATTATTAAGATACTTACCTAAAGTGGACCAACTGCTGCACCACCCGGAGATTGCAGCCTTAATGGCAATTTGTCCTAGACCGCTGGTGGTGGACAGTGTTAGGGCATCCATCGAGGTTATGCGTAGGCTTATCTATAGTGGTGAGTTTACGGGTTCCGCCGATGATATTGCAGAGTTAGTGGTGGATAAATCTATTTCTTTGATTAAAAAGGCAACCAGACCGAATTTACGTACAGTTATTAATGGCACCGGTGTGGTGTTGCATACCAATTTAGGACGAGCTCTTTTGTCCCAGTCGGCTAGGGTGGCCGTTGATCAAGTTGCCTCTTCTTATTGTAACTTGGAGATTAACCTGGAAACAGGTAAAAGGGGATCCAGGTATGAACCCCTGGAAGACCTTCTGATTAAATTAACCGGGGCTGAAGCAGCAATGGTGGTTAATAATAATGCTTCTGCTGTACTGCTGGCACTTGGGGCTTTAGCCAGGGGTAAGGAAGTTATCGTATCCCGGGGGCAATTGGTGGAAATTGGCGGGTCTTTTAGGATTCCCGAGGTGATGGAGCAGAGTGGGGCCAGATTAGTGGAGGTAGGTACCACCAATAAGACTTATCCCCGGGATTATATTAAAGCCATTACATCTGAGACCGCTTTACTTTTGCACGTGCATACCAGTAACTACCGCATCGTTGGTTTTACTAGGGAAACTTCTGTGGAAGAGCTGGTACAAATAGGCAGGCAGTCTAACATTCCGGTGATGTCTGACTTGGGTAGTGGGTTTTTAGTAGATTTATCTAAGTATGGTTTACCCAGAGAACCCAGTGTGCAGGAAACGGTGGCTGCCGGGGCGGATGTAGTAACTTTTTCCGGGGACAAGCTGTTGGGTGGCCCCCAGGCCGGCATTATTGTTGGTAAGCGCCATTATATAGAAGAGATGAAGAGAAATCCATTGACCCGGGCCGTGCGGATAAATAAGTTTACGGTGGCGGCCCTGGAAGCTACCTTGAGGGAATACTTAGATGAAGATAACGTGTTAAAAAATGTGCCCACTTTGCGGATGTTAACTGAACCAGCCCAGGATATACTGGCCCGGGCGGAGAGATTACTGAACAAATTACAGGAACAGATAACCGTCAATTGTCAATTAGAAATCATTGAGGGTTTTTCACAGGTGGGTGGCGGTTCCATGCCCACTGCTGAACTGCCTACGTATCTTATGGCCTGTGTGCCCACACATTTAACGGTGGGTGAATTAGCAGCCCGGTTGCGGTTAGGGGAACCCTCGGTTTTGGGCAGGGTGCAGGACGAAAAATACTTGATAGATTTACGCACTGTGCAACCGGATGAAATTGACCAACTGGCTGAGGTAATGGCAAGACTCATAAATTCAGCGGAGGTGTCCCGGTAGTGAAACATATTATTATAGGTACGGCGGGTCATGTGGACCATGGGAAAACCGCACTGATTAAATCATTAACCGGGGTTGATACTGACCGACTAAAGGAAGAAAAAGAACGGGGCATTTCCATAGAGTTAGGTTTTACCCAACTGACCTTACCCAGTGGTAAAAAAGCAGGTATTGTGGATGTACCCGGACATGAAAGGTTTATCAAGAATATGTTGGCCGGTGTAGGCGGTATCGACCTGGTACTGCTGGTGATTGCCGCTGATGAAGGAGTTATGCCGCAAACCAGGGAACATCTGGATATTTTACAACTTTTGCAAGTTAAACAAGGTATTGTGGTATTAACCAAAGTTGATCTGGTTGATGAAGAGTGGCTGGGCTTGGTTACAGAGGAAGTTAAGGAATTTCTCAAGGGAACAGTACTTGAGAAAGCACCGGTTGTTCCGGTGTCTTCTGTCACCGGAGAAGGTCTCCCTGAGTTATTAAAGTTAATTGATAAAGCAGTTGATGATACAGAAGAAAAAATTAGTACCGGTAAACTACGGCTACCGATAGACAGGGTATTTTCTGTTACCGGCTTTGGTACTGTTGTTACCGGAACCCTGCTATCCGGCAAGATTTCTTTAGGGGATACCGTACAAATAATGCCCCAGGGTTTATTGTCCAGGGTACGGTCTTTACAAGTGCATGGCCAAAAGGTGGAGCAGGCCCGGGCCGGCCAACGAACAGCGGTTAATTTAACCGGTGTAGAGGTAGATCAGGTTAAACGGGGAAACGTGCTGGCCACACCTAATAGTTTAACGCCTTCCCACCGCCTGGATGTTAAGCTTTTATTATTGGAGAGCGTTAGTAAATCTTTAAGCAACAGAGAAAGAGTTAGGGTATACCTGGGTACCGATGAAATTTTGGGTCGGGTAAGGCTGTTGGACCGGGAAGAATTAGAACCGGGGCAAGAAGTATTTGCCCAGTTGGAAATGGAGGAGCAGGTGGTTGCCGGCAAAGGAGATCGATTTGTCATTCGTTCCTACTCGCCCATGAGAACCATAGGTGGTGGTACGGTGATTGACCCCAATGCCCCCAAACATAAACGCTTCCGCCCAGAGGTGTTGGCCGCCCTGGCTACTAAGGAACAAGGTACCCCGGATGAATTGATTGATCAGTTCCTAACAGGTAAACAAGGTTTGTTTACCCTGGAAGAACTGGCCGCTGCCACCGGATTGCCCGGAACCGAAGTGGACCAGGCTATAAAAGACTTGGCAGATAAAGTTAAAGTAATTCCTACGGACAAGGAAGATTTATTTGTAGCCAGTCAGGTTTACCGGCAATGGGGGCTGGAGGTACAAAAGATGGCGGAAAATTATCACCGGGAATTTCCGCTGCGGGAGGGCTACCCCAAGGAGGAAATGCGTTCCCGAAAATTTGCCTTTGTGAGTAGCAAAAATTTCCTTTATTTATTGCAAGCACTACAAAAGGATGGATATATTGTAGTATTTGAAAAAACCATGGCCAGCCCAACATTTAAGAGCCAATTGTCAGCAGCCCAACAAAAACAGGTCGATGCATTAGTTAAAGCTATGATGGATGGCAATTTGCAGCCACCCTCCTGGAATGAGTTAGTTAAAAAAATGAAGCTCAAGGATACCGAGGCACAGGAATATTTGCAGTATTTGTTGCGTCGGGGAGATTTGGTGAAAATAGGCGATGATTTATATTTGGCGGCTGAACGGTTTAAGCAGGGGCGCAGGTTAATCGTTGATTTTCTTAAGGAGCATCAAGAAATATCTGTGGCCCAAACCAGGGATTTACTGCAGACCTCCCGTAAATTTGCACTTCCCTTATTAGAATACCTGGATCGGGAACGGGTAACCCGCCGGGTAGGGGACAACCGGGTTTTAGGAGCAGAAGCAGCTAAAATTTCTTAAGTTGGGCGAAAGTTAGTTAACCAGGGCTTACATTATTATATAACGACCATAGTATAGGCAGGAATCCGAAACCGTGGCAAAGAACTTATATTAATGGCACCAACAGGAGGTAGGCATCATGGTTACTTTAGACACTTTTAAACGGGGATTAAATAAGGGTTTGACCACCACCTGGGAATTATCTAAGGTGGTGGTTCCGGTTTATGTGGCGGTAACGTTCTTAAGTTTTACACCTCTGTTAAATAAAATTGCCGAATTTTGTGCTCCTTTTATGGAGTATGTGGGGTTGCCTGGTGAGGCTTCCTTAGCCATTGTGGTTGGTAACGCCATCAACATTTATGCTGCCCTTGGAGTAATCACGTCACTGCATTTAAATGCCAGGGAGATTACTATTATTGCTATGATGCTGCTGATGTCCCATACCATATTTGTGGAAAGTGCCGTGGCGGGCAAGTGTGGGATAAACCCCTGGTTCATTGGTTTGGGGAGGTTTGCCATAGGTATTGCTGCCGGCTTTATATTAAATATCATATTAATAAGTTAGGTAATTATAAAGAAAGAAGTGAACGGAGTGGACTGGTTTGAGTTTATCAAAACAGCTTTAACAGGTAGTCTGCATAGTATATGGCAAATGGCTAGGATTATTTTGCCTTTAATGATAATTTTGGAACTGGCCAAGGATATGCATATCCTTGATAAAATAGCCGGATGGATGGCCCCGGCGATGAAATTTTTTAAATTACCCAAAGAAGGGGCTTTTCCCTTATTAATCGGACTTACCTTTGGTTTGGCTTATGGTGCCGGGGTAATTATTGATAGTATTAAAGAGGGTCACCTGACCTGGCGGGATTTGTTTTTAATTAACATCTTCCTGGTGCTTTGCCATTCTGTTTTTGAGGATACCGCTTTATTTATGTCTGTGGGGGCCAATGGGGTGGTAATTTTAATCAGCCGCATCATACTGGCGGTTGTGGTGACATTTGCCCTTTCCCGTTGGAGTGGCTTAGCCAAACTTGAGAAATTGCTAGGCAATAAGTTGATGATTCCTTACTGCTCCCACTGTGGAAAAGGTGATCACATTGGTTAAGACAGTAACCATTAGTACCGGAACGGGTAAATTTGCCATCTGTCTGATAACCAGCTTTACCGAAAACGGCCTGGTTTGCCAGCTCTTTGGCGGCGACAGACCAC from Desulfotomaculum nigrificans DSM 574 harbors:
- a CDS encoding nitrilase family protein, with translation MQDLKIAVVQMESKLGQVQENLNKINHFISEAALQKVNIICFPEMCLPGYTREMAAELAIDLETSDIITNLKKTAQEKDIVILVGLAEKNATHQPFITQVVIHPNGTIDKYRKTHLGKSEQPYFTPGNEIKTYATVQARFGIQICWDMHFPEMTTILSLAGAEIIFAPHASPSMVGDRRGIWLKYLAARAYDNTVFVAACNLVGDDGQGHRFCGGTLVLDPKGNIVAEDFRGREAMLITDLKAAKINKIRGQKSSSMANSFYLTARRPELYGALLTNPKG
- a CDS encoding L-lactate permease, which translates into the protein MWVQETNPFGNLGLSALVAAIPILILFYALAIKRMKGHIAGLITLISAIAVAIIAYGMPVKLAMLSTLYGILTGLFPIGWIVLCAVFLYNLTVKTGHFEVIKDSIASITEDRRLQALLIGYCFGAFLEGAAGFGAPVAITAGMLVGLGFQPLYAAGLCLIANTAPVAFGGIGIPIITAGKVSGLDPAVISQMIANQLPLLSFIVPFWLVFIMSGWQGMKEVFLPVFVTAATFSVTMAVVAATMGPELPNIISALVSIIALIAVLKVWKPKKVWRFPNEPAATMEVKKHSAGKIIQAWTPFIILTVLIGDWGISGIKYILNQFTIKIPIAGLHNAILVNNKPMEVIYKFDWLAAAGTAILIAALISAVILRIRVGTVVSVFGETLSNLKWALLNIAFVLGFAYIANFAGITPTLGKALTVTGSFFPFVSPFLGWLGVFVTGSDTSANALFGNMQKITAQQINVNPVLTVTANTSGGVAAKMISPQSIAVACASVKLVGQESDLFRFTVKHSILFTAIMGVIVYLQAYYLRWMVPKMVEASTAAQTVAPSNGFSIVALIISVLIMVFLGVVAARQR
- a CDS encoding FadR/GntR family transcriptional regulator; amino-acid sequence: MDFKPIKAKKIYEEIVDQIKSMIASGTLTTGDKLLPERELAERMQVGRSAVREAYRTLEALGIIEIRPGEGTFVREIGTKSMTDIMSLVVMTEKDTLSELLELRKIIEVEAAALAAVRRTDDDIKTMKLWLDQMKQDINKQDLGELADMKFHYALADSAHNSLLMRLMNTISETMKNSLRTARQQLYLTPNTPQRLYDEHVAIYEAVVRGDVQEARNNMMVHLTNVEKGLVLDNENKNSKLNN
- the selA gene encoding L-seryl-tRNA(Sec) selenium transferase, coding for MERSVDKSLLRYLPKVDQLLHHPEIAALMAICPRPLVVDSVRASIEVMRRLIYSGEFTGSADDIAELVVDKSISLIKKATRPNLRTVINGTGVVLHTNLGRALLSQSARVAVDQVASSYCNLEINLETGKRGSRYEPLEDLLIKLTGAEAAMVVNNNASAVLLALGALARGKEVIVSRGQLVEIGGSFRIPEVMEQSGARLVEVGTTNKTYPRDYIKAITSETALLLHVHTSNYRIVGFTRETSVEELVQIGRQSNIPVMSDLGSGFLVDLSKYGLPREPSVQETVAAGADVVTFSGDKLLGGPQAGIIVGKRHYIEEMKRNPLTRAVRINKFTVAALEATLREYLDEDNVLKNVPTLRMLTEPAQDILARAERLLNKLQEQITVNCQLEIIEGFSQVGGGSMPTAELPTYLMACVPTHLTVGELAARLRLGEPSVLGRVQDEKYLIDLRTVQPDEIDQLAEVMARLINSAEVSR
- the selB gene encoding selenocysteine-specific translation elongation factor produces the protein MKHIIIGTAGHVDHGKTALIKSLTGVDTDRLKEEKERGISIELGFTQLTLPSGKKAGIVDVPGHERFIKNMLAGVGGIDLVLLVIAADEGVMPQTREHLDILQLLQVKQGIVVLTKVDLVDEEWLGLVTEEVKEFLKGTVLEKAPVVPVSSVTGEGLPELLKLIDKAVDDTEEKISTGKLRLPIDRVFSVTGFGTVVTGTLLSGKISLGDTVQIMPQGLLSRVRSLQVHGQKVEQARAGQRTAVNLTGVEVDQVKRGNVLATPNSLTPSHRLDVKLLLLESVSKSLSNRERVRVYLGTDEILGRVRLLDREELEPGQEVFAQLEMEEQVVAGKGDRFVIRSYSPMRTIGGGTVIDPNAPKHKRFRPEVLAALATKEQGTPDELIDQFLTGKQGLFTLEELAAATGLPGTEVDQAIKDLADKVKVIPTDKEDLFVASQVYRQWGLEVQKMAENYHREFPLREGYPKEEMRSRKFAFVSSKNFLYLLQALQKDGYIVVFEKTMASPTFKSQLSAAQQKQVDALVKAMMDGNLQPPSWNELVKKMKLKDTEAQEYLQYLLRRGDLVKIGDDLYLAAERFKQGRRLIVDFLKEHQEISVAQTRDLLQTSRKFALPLLEYLDRERVTRRVGDNRVLGAEAAKIS
- a CDS encoding nucleoside recognition domain-containing protein, with translation MVTLDTFKRGLNKGLTTTWELSKVVVPVYVAVTFLSFTPLLNKIAEFCAPFMEYVGLPGEASLAIVVGNAINIYAALGVITSLHLNAREITIIAMMLLMSHTIFVESAVAGKCGINPWFIGLGRFAIGIAAGFILNIILIS
- a CDS encoding nucleoside recognition domain-containing protein, producing the protein MDWFEFIKTALTGSLHSIWQMARIILPLMIILELAKDMHILDKIAGWMAPAMKFFKLPKEGAFPLLIGLTFGLAYGAGVIIDSIKEGHLTWRDLFLINIFLVLCHSVFEDTALFMSVGANGVVILISRIILAVVVTFALSRWSGLAKLEKLLGNKLMIPYCSHCGKGDHIG